The genomic window ATGGAAAGCCTTAGTACTTCAGAAAGCATACACGGGTAGTTACTTTAGAATACTACCGTTCATAAATCCCATTATTTTATTAGACGTTACACTTATGGAACAAGAAATGAAAAATATATATTAGGCATTTTTCAGAGAGTGTAAACTGTACTCTTCTCAGGTAAACTATTCTATTATTTACTTTTTAAACGTAAATAATTTATTGTTTATTATTTTTTTATATCTTTATCGTCCCCAAAACTGAGAGTACCATGATGAAGAATTTGACTATTACTAAAGCTATTCTTTATACTTCTTTTATTATAACTTTTGTCATATCAGGCTTTTTTGACAAAACCTTACTTCAACTGGTAATGCCAATGGTTTTGATAGCGATCATTATCGACTACCTCTATAAAAATTCTAATATTAACCTTTATGCTGTTTTAGGTTTGATCTCACTTATTTTTACTGATTATTTTCTATATGTCGATATCGTATCACATTTTTCTAAAATTTGTATTTTCATTACAATCTATATGGTTTTAGCTGTTTATTCTTTACGGAAATATTTTAACCAGATTCAGATACAGTTCTTTAAAATGATCTCCTGGTCGCTGATCATTAGTCTTTTACTTATTATATATCTAATCTTTTCCGTTTCAGAACTTGTTATTCATATGCTTCCCGGATCATTGCCATATATTTTGATTTCAGTTGTTGCTTTACTAACGTATATTGCTATTTCATACTGCATTTATATTTCTGATTATTACAAGGGGGGCTTTCAATTAATTGTATCCGCTTCTCTATTATTATTATCTGTAACCTTATCTCCAATTAATGAATTGTATTATCCAAGTGATTTATTTCTAGTACTGGTAACTTCTTCTCATATAGCGAGTTTAATTATTTATATGAATTTTATTAAAGAAACCGACCCGTTTGTCCCTTCTTCTTTGATTACTAAATTTATTTAAATTCTTTTTGTATTACCTTACGTATTGCAGTAGTAAATTTGCGGATAGTATACATGCTATACGTGGATAACTCCTAATTTTATAATACATTAAAATATAAAGTTATGAGCGTACAAAATTTAAAGGATGAAGAAGCCTGGAAAAAACTAGAAGAGTTAGCTAAAGATATTGACTTTGCTATGATGGAAACTAATCTGGGAGGACGTCCTTCTCATATTATTCCGATGAGTACTAAGGAAGTTGACCAAGAAGGTAGCATTTGGTTTTTAAGTAATAGAAATAGCGAACACAACGCACATATACATTCTGATAATGATATACAATTGATTTATTCTAAACCTGGAGCAATGGAATATATGGTAGTCTATGGTAAAGCATTTATCTATACGGATCAGGAAACCATTGCCCGTTTTTATGAACAAAGTGATGAAGCCTGGTTTGATGGGGTAAATGATCCAAATGCCAGTGCTATCAAGGTAGTACCGGAAAAGGCAAATTACTGGGATACCGAAGGCGGTAAATTGGCTTCATTGGTAAAA from Aquimarina sp. ERC-38 includes these protein-coding regions:
- a CDS encoding pyridoxamine 5'-phosphate oxidase family protein, with the protein product MSVQNLKDEEAWKKLEELAKDIDFAMMETNLGGRPSHIIPMSTKEVDQEGSIWFLSNRNSEHNAHIHSDNDIQLIYSKPGAMEYMVVYGKAFIYTDQETIARFYEQSDEAWFDGVNDPNASAIKVVPEKANYWDTEGGKLASLVKKGIGAITGNKQDVGVEGELQI